In Halomonas denitrificans, one DNA window encodes the following:
- a CDS encoding S8 family serine peptidase, producing MSSSRPARSPRLSIPPSIALSILLLAAAVTGPLSAAETAWRIDAEQTVSRSALEQATWTRDYGAYRWLVFDNETGRLPDDVNGERVDSPYRVGLHGARFDPTDLAPGSGSRTAAGQGLTIVQLRGPALPSDLEELDRAGLDIFQPLPGLAYLAWATPAGRQAADQLPFVRAAVDLPTTLKTQPSLKARGEWVRNVNVHFYNSGAISRVLDELGRQAGVRVLDAWPAQPDRRLYNAVIEAPAATLAALAAIPEVVALSYLSPEPELEDESAAQVLADNLDASNIPFPGYPAWLGSVGLDGSGVTWATTDTGVWYAHGDYNSRIVGGINYPGCSEANPGDDPTSGGHGTHVTGIWAGDGTAGFVDGDGFLYGHGMAPGASIFAQNPICGSQNSWPPAGGWQVMSRDALLGGAVGSNNSWTSGEGTQHGYQATERTYDLMVLDGNFDTPSVLEPFMVVFSAGNSGGSGVTAPKEAKNVVVTGGTQTFRVSGDVDAIYGSSSRGPAVDNRWLPTIAAPGQSVSSTRRANASQCATAIANTNGEYSFCTGTSMAAPHASGALVLLTEWWRNQFAVDPSPAMGKALLINSAVPVGPTPPPNNDSGWGRIDLSTLVDDGLSFEFWDQTQVFSASGESFVRTVGVVDPGRPVKITLVWSDAPGAVGANPAMVNDLDLTVVSGGQTYLGNNFSGGFSQPGGSADRLNNIEQVTLAAPGGSATITVDAFNIAGSVLLDQPGVTTAQHFALVCQNCLEQPDFTMALDPAELTACVPDSQDVVVTIDGLLGFDDPVTLNTSGLPGGVTGSFDTNPVVPSGVSTLTVAFGGGSAPGTTTAAVEGTSTTGTKSLPLVLNTFDAVPAAPGLVSPGDGAVNTLPVQTFEWTAVAQGLDYRLEVATDPGFSNVVHDVTTRDTSVELALDSSTFYYWRVTVDNACGSAVSTTYSFNTQPEPGDCPIGSATLEVWSDDMESGANGWTMGSGSIQNTWQQSGANVHGGAFAWNAENLATISDQRLVSPPIALPGSDRLPLTLRFWNHQELEDASGACWDAAVLEISTDGGASWTDLNGSAILHRAHDGTVNDFSGGPNPLAGMDAWCGDPRAWDDYVIDLSAYADETIQLRFRVGTDGTVGGRAGWTIDDLRVEACEVVTEEIFIDGFETP from the coding sequence ATGAGTTCAAGCCGTCCGGCGCGGTCGCCGCGTCTTTCCATCCCCCCGTCCATCGCACTGTCGATTCTCCTGCTCGCCGCGGCCGTGACCGGTCCGCTGTCGGCGGCCGAAACCGCCTGGCGCATCGATGCGGAGCAGACCGTGTCCCGGTCGGCCCTGGAGCAGGCCACCTGGACGCGCGACTACGGTGCCTATCGCTGGCTGGTGTTCGACAACGAAACCGGTCGTTTGCCGGACGACGTGAACGGCGAACGCGTCGATTCGCCGTACCGCGTCGGACTGCACGGGGCGCGCTTCGACCCCACCGACCTCGCTCCGGGTTCCGGGTCGAGAACGGCGGCCGGGCAGGGGCTGACGATCGTGCAGCTGCGGGGTCCGGCGCTGCCTTCGGATCTCGAGGAACTCGATCGTGCAGGCCTGGACATCTTCCAGCCGCTACCGGGCCTGGCCTATCTCGCCTGGGCAACGCCGGCCGGCCGCCAGGCTGCCGACCAGCTGCCGTTCGTGCGTGCGGCGGTCGACCTGCCGACCACGCTGAAGACCCAGCCTTCGCTGAAAGCGCGCGGAGAATGGGTCCGCAACGTCAATGTGCATTTCTACAATTCCGGCGCGATTTCGCGTGTGCTCGACGAACTCGGCCGGCAGGCCGGGGTGCGCGTGCTCGACGCGTGGCCGGCGCAGCCGGATCGACGGCTCTACAACGCCGTGATCGAAGCGCCCGCCGCCACCCTCGCGGCCCTGGCCGCCATCCCCGAGGTCGTCGCCCTGAGCTACCTGAGCCCCGAGCCCGAGCTCGAAGACGAGAGCGCGGCCCAGGTGCTCGCCGACAACCTCGATGCCAGCAACATCCCGTTTCCCGGCTACCCGGCCTGGCTCGGGTCGGTCGGCCTCGACGGCAGCGGCGTGACCTGGGCGACCACCGATACGGGGGTCTGGTACGCCCACGGCGACTACAACAGCCGAATCGTCGGCGGCATCAACTACCCGGGCTGCAGCGAGGCCAATCCGGGCGACGACCCGACTTCGGGCGGCCACGGCACGCACGTGACCGGCATCTGGGCGGGTGACGGCACGGCGGGCTTCGTCGACGGCGACGGATTCCTGTATGGCCACGGCATGGCGCCGGGCGCGAGCATCTTCGCCCAGAACCCGATCTGCGGTTCGCAGAACAGCTGGCCGCCGGCCGGCGGTTGGCAGGTCATGAGCCGTGATGCGCTGCTCGGTGGCGCGGTCGGTTCGAACAATTCCTGGACCTCCGGCGAGGGCACCCAGCACGGCTACCAGGCGACCGAGCGCACCTATGACCTGATGGTGCTGGACGGCAACTTCGACACGCCCTCGGTGCTGGAACCGTTCATGGTGGTGTTCTCGGCCGGCAACTCCGGCGGCTCCGGCGTCACCGCGCCGAAGGAAGCCAAGAACGTGGTGGTGACCGGGGGCACCCAGACCTTCCGCGTGTCCGGCGACGTGGACGCCATCTACGGCTCCTCGAGCCGGGGGCCGGCCGTCGACAATCGCTGGCTGCCGACGATCGCGGCGCCGGGCCAGTCGGTGAGTTCGACGCGCCGGGCCAATGCTTCCCAGTGCGCCACGGCGATCGCCAACACCAATGGTGAGTACTCCTTCTGCACCGGAACGTCGATGGCAGCCCCGCACGCCTCCGGCGCCCTCGTGCTGCTGACCGAGTGGTGGCGCAACCAGTTCGCCGTGGACCCGAGTCCGGCCATGGGCAAGGCGCTGCTGATCAATTCCGCGGTGCCGGTCGGACCGACGCCGCCGCCGAACAACGACTCCGGCTGGGGTCGTATCGACCTGTCGACGCTGGTCGATGACGGCCTGAGCTTCGAGTTCTGGGACCAGACCCAGGTGTTCTCCGCCTCGGGTGAGTCGTTCGTCCGGACCGTGGGCGTGGTCGATCCGGGCCGACCGGTGAAGATCACGCTGGTCTGGTCCGATGCGCCGGGCGCGGTCGGGGCCAATCCGGCGATGGTCAACGACCTCGACCTGACCGTGGTCAGCGGCGGTCAGACCTACCTCGGCAACAATTTCTCGGGCGGCTTCTCCCAGCCCGGCGGCTCGGCCGATCGGCTCAACAACATCGAGCAGGTCACGTTGGCCGCGCCGGGCGGCTCGGCAACGATCACGGTGGATGCATTCAATATCGCCGGCAGCGTGCTTCTCGATCAGCCCGGCGTGACCACCGCACAGCACTTCGCGCTGGTCTGCCAGAACTGTCTCGAGCAGCCGGACTTCACCATGGCGCTGGATCCCGCGGAACTCACCGCCTGCGTGCCGGACAGCCAGGACGTGGTCGTGACCATCGACGGCCTGCTGGGCTTCGACGATCCGGTGACCTTGAATACAAGCGGTCTGCCCGGCGGCGTGACCGGAAGTTTCGATACCAATCCGGTGGTTCCGTCCGGTGTTTCGACACTGACGGTCGCCTTCGGTGGGGGCTCCGCCCCCGGCACCACGACCGCTGCCGTCGAAGGGACGTCGACGACCGGGACCAAGTCGCTGCCGCTCGTGCTCAACACCTTCGATGCGGTGCCGGCAGCACCGGGCCTCGTCTCGCCCGGCGATGGCGCGGTGAACACGCTTCCGGTCCAGACCTTCGAATGGACGGCGGTCGCGCAGGGGCTCGACTACCGACTGGAGGTGGCAACCGATCCCGGCTTCTCGAACGTGGTCCACGACGTGACCACGCGCGACACTTCGGTCGAACTGGCGCTGGATTCATCGACCTTCTATTACTGGCGAGTGACCGTCGACAACGCCTGCGGAAGCGCCGTGTCGACGACCTACAGCTTCAACACGCAGCCGGAGCCGGGTGACTGCCCGATCGGCTCGGCCACGCTGGAGGTCTGGTCCGACGACATGGAGTCGGGCGCCAACGGCTGGACGATGGGGTCGGGGTCGATCCAGAACACCTGGCAGCAGTCGGGCGCGAACGTTCACGGCGGTGCCTTCGCCTGGAACGCCGAGAACCTGGCCACGATCAGCGACCAGCGTCTGGTCTCGCCGCCGATCGCGCTGCCCGGCTCCGATCGCTTGCCGCTCACGCTGCGCTTCTGGAACCACCAGGAGCTCGAGGACGCGAGCGGCGCCTGCTGGGATGCGGCGGTTCTCGAGATCTCGACCGACGGCGGCGCGAGCTGGACGGACCTGAACGGCTCGGCGATCCTGCACCGCGCGCACGACGGAACGGTCAACGACTTCTCCGGCGGACCCAATCCGCTGGCCGGCATGGACGCCTGGTGCGGGGATCCGCGCGCCTGGGACGATTACGTGATCGACCTGTCGGCCTACGCCGACGAGACGATCCAGCTTCGTTTCCGGGTCGGAACCGACGGCACCGTCGGCGGTCGTGCCGGCTGGACCATCGATGATCTTCGCGTGGAGGCCTGCGAGGTCGTGACCGAGGAAATCTTCATCGACGGCTTCGAGACCCCGTAG
- a CDS encoding PDZ domain-containing protein, with amino-acid sequence MKRTLFLLLPFLASLAAPAALPAQDETLLLRYPDIHGDRVVFTHGGDLWLASDRGGTARRLTSHPGLELFAHFSPDGDWISFTGQYGGDEQVYVMPAAGGEPRQLTWYPASGPLPPRWGYDHQVHGWTPDGTGVVFRSLRDARDSSEGRLYVVPVEGGLPEVLPMPQAGSGVYAGDSSMLYTPLARDFRTWKRYEGGWAQDLWWFDLERGEARALTDHPGTDRDPMWIGGAGYFVSDRGDRGVLNLYRVDPDSGEVDALTDHADWDVRWPGDDGQGRIVYTLGGALHVLDVANGEDRRLRIRVPDDGVNRRTRAESVADQVGDAVLSPTGERVLFYARGDLFNAPVDGGVTRAVTRSSDAHDREPAWSPDGSTIAWVSDAGGEEAIWIGAADGGEGRRRLDGPERARLYAPSFSPRGEHLAYSDHLGRIWVQPVDGGRAVEVGRDPAWRNRDYEWSPSGRYLAFSLTRSNQLRAVHVHDVESGRTRQVTEGLFSEYHPVFSSDGQHLFVLADREFAPQISGREWNFATNRVTGVLAYGLTDEAPNPFAPEDASDDGILDGDEEDTDGDDRGQDKNEATNGDVEIDFDGLAERVVRVPVEASNYADLWAVDGALLLAETDPFYYGRGWSTAPRLKRYDLEEEKTTTFIEDLAGADLSADRRTIMTRHGSDWKVRPVKNGRDATTVDRSGLVAEIDPVAEWRTAFDETWRRFRDFFYVENMHGYDWEALGRRYRMLLPHVAHRVDLNDLLGEMIAELNVSHAYVAGGDLGLPDRPTVALLGARLELDERSRRYRVSEILAGQNDEARYRSPLTEPGSVVDPGAYLLAINGRPLTEGENPYRLLTGLGNGPLALTVADRPDGDDAREVVIRPIDDEQPLHYLAWVRANKAAVEAASDGRLGYLHLPDMGADGIREFIKWYYGQIDREGLVVDVRGNGGGNVSQMVIERLARKPLSLGYSRTMPEPTNYPYQAFRGHLVALLNENSASDGDIFPYQFRNAGLGPLIGKRSWGGVVGITNHGPLIDGGSVNVPEFGFLNTDGEYVIEGEGVSPDIEVDNDPASVIAGRDRQLETAIEYLLERVAMDPPGAPERPAPPVKTP; translated from the coding sequence GTGAAACGAACCCTCTTCCTGCTCCTGCCGTTCCTGGCCTCGCTGGCCGCGCCCGCTGCGCTGCCTGCCCAGGACGAGACCCTCCTGCTTCGCTATCCCGATATCCACGGCGACCGCGTGGTGTTCACCCACGGCGGCGACCTGTGGCTGGCGTCCGATCGCGGCGGCACGGCACGGCGGCTGACCAGTCACCCGGGTCTCGAACTGTTCGCCCATTTCTCCCCCGACGGCGACTGGATCTCGTTCACCGGGCAATACGGCGGCGACGAACAGGTCTACGTGATGCCGGCTGCAGGCGGTGAACCGCGCCAGCTGACCTGGTACCCGGCGTCCGGCCCGCTACCTCCGCGCTGGGGCTACGACCACCAGGTCCATGGCTGGACGCCGGATGGCACGGGCGTGGTGTTCCGCTCACTGCGTGACGCGCGCGACTCGTCGGAAGGTCGGCTGTACGTTGTCCCGGTGGAAGGCGGGCTGCCCGAAGTCCTGCCGATGCCGCAGGCCGGGTCGGGCGTGTACGCCGGTGACTCCTCGATGCTCTACACGCCGCTGGCCCGTGATTTCAGGACCTGGAAGCGCTACGAGGGCGGCTGGGCCCAGGACCTGTGGTGGTTCGATCTCGAGCGGGGGGAGGCGCGAGCGCTGACCGACCACCCGGGGACCGATCGCGACCCGATGTGGATCGGCGGGGCAGGGTATTTCGTTTCCGACCGCGGGGACCGGGGCGTGCTGAATCTCTACCGCGTCGATCCGGACAGCGGCGAGGTCGACGCACTGACCGACCATGCCGACTGGGACGTGCGGTGGCCGGGCGATGACGGCCAGGGCCGGATCGTCTACACGCTGGGTGGTGCGCTGCACGTGCTCGACGTGGCCAACGGCGAGGACCGCCGGCTGCGGATCCGGGTGCCGGACGACGGCGTCAACCGTCGCACCCGAGCCGAATCCGTGGCCGACCAGGTGGGCGACGCGGTCCTCAGCCCGACCGGCGAGCGGGTCCTGTTCTATGCCCGCGGCGACCTGTTCAACGCTCCGGTGGATGGCGGCGTGACCCGGGCCGTGACCCGATCGTCCGACGCCCATGACCGCGAACCGGCGTGGTCGCCGGACGGATCCACCATTGCATGGGTGTCCGATGCCGGCGGCGAGGAGGCGATCTGGATCGGGGCCGCGGACGGTGGCGAAGGGCGACGAAGGCTCGATGGCCCGGAGCGGGCCCGGCTCTACGCGCCGAGCTTCTCGCCGCGCGGAGAACACCTGGCCTACTCCGATCACCTGGGCCGAATCTGGGTCCAGCCGGTCGACGGTGGGCGCGCGGTCGAGGTCGGGCGCGACCCCGCCTGGCGCAACCGCGATTACGAGTGGTCGCCCTCCGGGCGCTATCTCGCGTTCAGCCTGACCCGGTCCAACCAGCTGCGCGCGGTCCACGTCCACGATGTCGAGAGTGGGCGAACCCGCCAGGTGACCGAGGGGCTCTTCTCGGAGTACCACCCGGTGTTTTCCAGCGACGGACAGCACCTCTTCGTGCTCGCCGACCGCGAGTTCGCGCCGCAGATCTCCGGCCGGGAATGGAACTTCGCGACCAACAGGGTGACCGGAGTACTGGCCTACGGGCTGACCGACGAGGCCCCGAATCCCTTCGCGCCGGAGGATGCGTCCGACGACGGCATCCTCGACGGCGACGAGGAAGACACGGACGGTGACGACAGGGGGCAGGACAAGAACGAGGCAACGAACGGCGACGTGGAGATCGACTTCGATGGGCTGGCCGAGCGGGTGGTTCGCGTTCCGGTCGAGGCGTCGAACTACGCCGATCTCTGGGCCGTCGACGGTGCGCTGCTGCTGGCCGAAACCGACCCGTTCTACTACGGGCGGGGCTGGTCCACGGCGCCTCGCCTGAAGCGCTACGACCTGGAGGAGGAAAAGACCACGACCTTCATCGAGGACCTCGCCGGCGCCGACCTCAGCGCGGATCGCCGGACGATCATGACCCGCCACGGCAGCGACTGGAAGGTGCGGCCGGTGAAGAACGGCCGCGACGCGACCACGGTCGATCGCTCCGGCCTGGTCGCCGAGATCGATCCGGTCGCCGAATGGCGCACCGCCTTCGACGAGACCTGGCGCCGGTTCCGCGATTTCTTCTACGTCGAGAACATGCACGGCTACGATTGGGAAGCGCTGGGCCGCCGCTACCGTATGCTGCTGCCGCATGTCGCGCACCGGGTGGACCTCAACGACCTGCTCGGCGAGATGATCGCCGAGCTCAACGTGTCGCACGCCTACGTCGCCGGCGGCGATCTCGGATTGCCGGACCGTCCCACGGTCGCGCTGCTGGGCGCTCGCCTCGAACTCGACGAACGCTCGCGCCGCTACCGGGTCTCCGAAATCCTGGCCGGTCAGAACGACGAGGCGCGCTACCGCTCGCCGTTGACGGAGCCGGGCAGCGTCGTCGATCCGGGAGCGTATCTGCTTGCGATCAACGGTCGTCCGTTGACCGAAGGCGAGAACCCCTATCGCCTGCTGACCGGCCTCGGCAACGGCCCGCTGGCCCTGACGGTGGCCGACCGTCCCGATGGCGACGACGCCCGCGAGGTGGTGATCCGGCCGATCGACGACGAACAGCCGCTGCACTACCTGGCCTGGGTCCGGGCCAACAAGGCCGCGGTGGAAGCCGCCAGTGATGGCCGCCTGGGCTACCTGCACCTTCCCGACATGGGCGCCGACGGCATCCGCGAGTTCATCAAGTGGTACTACGGGCAGATCGATCGAGAGGGTCTGGTCGTCGACGTCCGCGGCAACGGCGGCGGCAACGTGTCGCAGATGGTCATCGAGCGGCTGGCGCGCAAGCCCCTTTCGCTGGGCTACTCGCGCACCATGCCGGAGCCGACGAACTATCCCTACCAGGCCTTCCGCGGCCACCTCGTGGCTCTGCTCAACGAGAACTCGGCCTCCGATGGCGACATCTTCCCGTACCAGTTCAGGAATGCCGGCCTGGGGCCGCTGATCGGCAAGCGTTCCTGGGGCGGCGTGGTCGGCATCACCAACCACGGGCCGCTGATCGACGGGGGCTCGGTGAACGTCCCGGAATTCGGGTTCCTGAATACCGACGGCGAGTACGTGATCGAGGGCGAGGGCGTGTCCCCGGACATCGAGGTCGACAACGATCCGGCCAGCGTGATCGCCGGAAGGGACCGTCAGCTCGAGACGGCGATCGAGTACCTGCTCGAGCGCGTGGCCATGGATCCGCCGGGCGCGCCGGAGCGGCCGGCGCCGCCGGTCAAGACGCCGTAA
- a CDS encoding peptide MFS transporter: MNQPTPAAGTPGKTFFGHPAGLGTLFFTELWERFSYYGMRALLVLFMVATLAEGGLGFDDATATAIYGLYTAGVYLAALPGGWLADRVFGQRDAIWYGGIIIAAGHLVLSLPGFGLVGEHYGFFIGLILIVIGTGLLKPNISSCVGELYPEGGSRRDSGYVLYYMGINLGAFLGPLVCGFLRVNMGWHWGFAAAAVGMIAGLVVYKWTERHLGDFGRDPHPTPPGKEGQTAAMKWATYGGTALLFLIAVLALEGVFTIDAVSLSQYTVYAIVGVAALFFGRVLFDPSLTTLERNRTIVLVALFIGAALFWSGFEQAGSSLNLFAERYTAREMLGLVIPAEVFQSLNPLYILIFAPFFSALWINLGRRNLDPSIPLKFALGFLQLGLGFAFMWIAASLIQDGDQVLPTWLLLTYLFHTTGELCLSPIGLSATSKLAPRKYYSQLMGMWFFGAALGNLIAGLLAGEFNGDSVSEFPALYRQIVIFCGVVFLAFLVATPFLKKMAALDKVESHTREDEPGAFEQDVPTGRT; the protein is encoded by the coding sequence ATGAATCAACCGACACCCGCTGCCGGCACGCCGGGCAAGACCTTCTTCGGTCATCCCGCCGGACTCGGCACGCTGTTCTTCACGGAGCTCTGGGAGCGTTTCAGCTACTACGGGATGCGCGCACTCCTCGTGCTCTTCATGGTCGCCACCCTGGCTGAAGGCGGCCTGGGCTTCGACGACGCAACGGCCACGGCGATCTACGGCCTGTACACGGCCGGCGTCTACCTCGCCGCGTTGCCCGGTGGCTGGCTCGCCGACCGCGTGTTCGGCCAGCGTGACGCGATCTGGTACGGCGGCATCATCATTGCCGCCGGCCACCTGGTGCTGTCGCTGCCCGGCTTCGGCCTCGTCGGCGAGCACTACGGCTTCTTCATCGGCCTGATCCTCATCGTGATCGGCACCGGCCTGCTCAAGCCGAACATCTCGAGCTGCGTCGGCGAGCTCTATCCGGAGGGTGGATCCCGTCGCGATTCCGGCTACGTGCTCTATTACATGGGCATCAACCTCGGCGCGTTCCTCGGCCCGCTGGTCTGCGGCTTCCTGCGCGTGAACATGGGCTGGCACTGGGGCTTCGCGGCCGCTGCGGTGGGCATGATCGCCGGCCTGGTCGTCTACAAGTGGACCGAACGGCACCTCGGTGACTTCGGCCGGGATCCCCACCCCACTCCGCCCGGCAAGGAAGGCCAGACGGCGGCAATGAAATGGGCCACCTACGGGGGTACGGCCCTGCTGTTCCTGATCGCCGTGCTCGCGCTCGAGGGCGTGTTCACGATCGACGCGGTCTCGCTGTCGCAGTACACCGTCTACGCCATCGTCGGCGTCGCCGCCCTGTTCTTCGGCCGGGTCCTCTTCGACCCCTCGCTGACCACGCTGGAACGCAACCGCACCATCGTGCTGGTCGCCCTGTTCATCGGCGCGGCCCTGTTCTGGTCCGGCTTCGAGCAGGCCGGCTCGTCGCTGAACCTGTTCGCGGAACGCTACACGGCACGCGAGATGCTCGGCCTGGTGATCCCGGCCGAGGTCTTCCAGTCGCTGAATCCGCTCTACATCCTGATCTTCGCGCCGTTCTTCTCGGCCCTGTGGATCAACCTCGGACGTCGCAATCTCGATCCGTCGATCCCGTTGAAGTTCGCCCTGGGCTTCCTCCAGCTGGGTCTCGGCTTCGCCTTCATGTGGATCGCGGCATCGCTGATCCAGGACGGCGACCAGGTCCTGCCGACCTGGCTGCTGCTGACCTACCTGTTCCACACCACCGGGGAGCTCTGCCTCAGCCCGATCGGCCTGTCGGCCACCTCGAAGCTCGCGCCCCGCAAGTACTACAGCCAGCTGATGGGCATGTGGTTCTTCGGCGCCGCCCTCGGCAACCTGATCGCGGGCCTGCTGGCCGGAGAGTTCAACGGCGACTCGGTGTCCGAGTTCCCGGCGCTCTATCGCCAGATCGTGATCTTCTGCGGTGTGGTTTTCCTCGCCTTCCTCGTCGCCACACCGTTCCTGAAGAAGATGGCGGCGCTCGACAAGGTCGAGTCGCACACGCGCGAAGACGAACCCGGCGCGTTCGAGCAGGACGTGCCCACGGGCAGGACCTGA
- a CDS encoding DUF4105 domain-containing protein, which translates to MRAARLPTLLLVLLAPLTTTLPAAAADAWLMTYGTADRIEERFGHNALWIRDPERGIDTVYNFGFFDFDTPGFVFDYLQGDLVYYAVARDPVEELAYYQWRDRSVRAQLLDLDDATIRRLSDWLEQRVQPDTRDFAYDYYFNNCSTRIRDALDFALDGALREATGSRPAVLDLRQHTRRLVRPDPALYLGIQAALGRRVDRPRTAWEEMFLPEVVAREIGDLRVDDGQGGTRPLVIDDRMLHESARPDPAPTPSFPWGATLGLLCCALGLLALPLAVFRRRAVRLAGWRAWLAFNALGGSLLLYLWLATSHAVTAANENLLLLNPLLGLLWRARGGRTERVAAGLIAAGLLLAVLLKLVPGNQWNLDLLLALVPAQLLALWIWRRAGSAPGRTGAS; encoded by the coding sequence ATGCGAGCTGCACGCCTCCCGACGCTCTTGCTGGTCCTGCTGGCCCCGTTGACGACGACGCTGCCGGCTGCCGCAGCCGACGCCTGGTTGATGACCTACGGCACCGCGGACCGCATCGAGGAACGCTTCGGCCACAACGCGCTGTGGATCCGCGATCCCGAACGCGGGATCGACACGGTCTACAACTTCGGCTTCTTCGATTTCGATACGCCCGGGTTCGTGTTCGACTACCTCCAGGGCGATCTCGTGTACTACGCGGTCGCTCGCGACCCGGTGGAGGAGCTGGCCTACTACCAGTGGCGGGACCGCTCGGTCCGCGCCCAGCTGCTGGATCTCGACGACGCTACGATTCGCAGGCTGAGCGACTGGCTCGAGCAGCGGGTCCAGCCCGACACCCGCGATTTCGCCTACGATTACTACTTCAACAACTGCTCGACACGCATCCGCGACGCGCTGGATTTCGCGCTGGACGGGGCCCTGCGCGAGGCGACCGGGTCGAGGCCGGCGGTGCTGGACCTCCGCCAGCACACGCGACGGCTCGTACGACCGGATCCGGCCCTGTACCTGGGCATCCAGGCTGCGTTGGGCCGTCGCGTCGACCGGCCCCGGACCGCCTGGGAAGAGATGTTCCTGCCCGAGGTGGTGGCGCGCGAGATCGGCGACCTGCGGGTCGATGACGGCCAGGGTGGGACCCGCCCCCTGGTCATCGACGACCGCATGCTCCACGAATCGGCGCGGCCGGATCCGGCGCCGACACCCTCGTTTCCGTGGGGGGCGACCCTGGGCCTGCTCTGCTGTGCGCTGGGCCTGCTGGCGCTTCCGCTCGCGGTATTCCGGCGCCGGGCCGTGCGGCTTGCCGGCTGGCGCGCCTGGCTGGCGTTCAATGCGCTCGGCGGCAGCCTCTTGCTGTACCTGTGGCTGGCGACATCGCATGCGGTGACCGCGGCCAACGAAAACCTCCTGCTGCTCAATCCGCTACTCGGACTGCTCTGGCGCGCCCGCGGCGGCCGCACCGAGCGCGTCGCTGCCGGCCTCATCGCTGCCGGCCTGCTGCTCGCTGTGCTGCTGAAGCTCGTGCCCGGCAACCAGTGGAACCTGGACCTGCTCCTCGCCCTGGTGCCGGCGCAGCTTCTGGCCCTGTGGATCTGGCGGCGCGCGGGCAGCGCTCCGGGCCGCACGGGCGCCTCCTGA